GTATTTTTACGTTAAAGTTGATCCTTCGACGGTTCCTGTGGGTCGGAACCTTAGGGTCACTTGGACTAATCCATCTGGTTAGGAATTCTAGGGATATGCTTTTTCCGTTTTATTCATTTATGGCCGAGTAACCTTTTTGCTCTGATTTACTTGCAGAAATCGAAGATCCTCCGAAGCTCTCTACCAAGCTCACCAGGGCTCTATTCCGCAAGTTGCAGCAGAGTCCCTGTACCTGGGTAGCCTACACCACTTCTCGAATAAGTGCAGCCAGATTCCCAGATACCTACAACGCCTCTTTCCAAGATCCCATTCCTGCTGAGAACCTTGAGAGTAGGTTCTTGTTCGaacatttttaatgattttatcgCTTTGAAGTTTTTTAAACTTAAGGATTTCCATCGTTCCAGTTTCGGCAGGCGATTCAGTTGTATCGATCTCAACTGGTGCTAGTGCTTCGGGAACTGAAAAGTCTCAGCCAGGTGACATGACTCTGCGACCATCATTCCGTTCTAGGGGTAACCCCTCTAAAGCTGCCAGTGCTTCTCGTGGAAGCGACAGGAACCAAGGAGGATCGTTCCTTATCTCAATGAAGGAAGTTTTGGACGACGGAGGATCCAAACCTGTTGTCGAGACTACTCCAACTGAGGTTGTAGCTCAGGATGCTGCTCCTCTCCCTGAGGTCCAGGTGCCGGAGGCTGACTACCAGGCTCCGAAGGGTACCTCTGAGGTCGAGCCGTCGAGACACAAGAGGCCCAGGACCGATCAGGGCGGAGCTCCCACccgttcttcttcctcgtcctctagaGGAGGGACTGTTGGGTGGAGCTTTACCCATTCGAAGCCTGGGTCGATCCTGGACGACTCTTGGGGCCTAGCTGCGATAATGAGGCACCTGAAGAGCGTGGGATGTCCCCTTCCAGCGCTCAAGGACCTGACTAACCGAGATGAGTATCTCGATATTGCTCACTGTATGGGTCAGGTACGTGATCTCTATCTGTTCTTTGTTTACATTCTTTGGAGacgatgatatatattttttttgatttattgcAGTTGGCTGGGGCTGTTAACAGGGCCCAGCTCAGGTTTGAGAATGCTCTGTGTGCTGCCCCCAATGCTGGTGAACTTGCTGAGGTTACCGAGATGGTTAAGGCAGCCAAAGCCGATCTTGACCAAGCCCGGGTTCGAATTTCTGAACTCGAAGCCGAAGTGACGAGGCTAGGCTCGAAGGCCGATGCTCAGCAAGGAGAGATCGAGAGTCAAAAGCTCGATATCCAGGTGAAGAGCAGGAGGATCAATGATTTGGAGGCTGCTCGAAAGATAGCTGAGCATCAAGTACGTGAGCTCATTGCCTCATCCCAGGATAGCCAGAAGAACAAGGAAGCTGAAGTCAAGCTGGCTGTCAGGGAAGGGAAGAAAGAAGTCGCCGAAGCTTACGGCAAGATCCTGGTCTGTGTTAAGGAGAAGTTTGCT
The window above is part of the Brassica napus cultivar Da-Ae chromosome C3, Da-Ae, whole genome shotgun sequence genome. Proteins encoded here:
- the LOC111209587 gene encoding uncharacterized protein At3g60930, chloroplastic-like, which codes for MDHPKEGSGESGMPPSASGAKLLKVKQEVGAKMRKGKKTAREAIATRVSKRKKKDDSSGSSPHSPSLLKNQDVVNLMVQALGQKELGRACNSDETPETAPEGWFCCHEKYISKSHLRFPLPTLLLDLLDHYQLALSQLCPSVIRVINGFITRSKEEGVSVGLTELMSLFSLKESASKEGGTGTYYLPSRPNHVIFRFSSSDDDWRKKYFYVKVDPSTVPVGRNLRVTWTNPSEIEDPPKLSTKLTRALFRKLQQSPCTWVAYTTSRISAARFPDTYNASFQDPIPAENLEISAGDSVVSISTGASASGTEKSQPGDMTLRPSFRSRGNPSKAASASRGSDRNQGGSFLISMKEVLDDGGSKPVVETTPTEVVAQDAAPLPEVQVPEADYQAPKGTSEVEPSRHKRPRTDQGGAPTRSSSSSSRGGTVGWSFTHSKPGSILDDSWGLAAIMRHLKSVGCPLPALKDLTNRDEYLDIAHCMGQLAGAVNRAQLRFENALCAAPNAGELAEVTEMVKAAKADLDQARVRISELEAEVTRLGSKADAQQGEIESQKLDIQVKSRRINDLEAARKIAEHQVRELIASSQDSQKNKEAEVKLAVREGKKEVAEAYGKILVCVKEKFARKKDEVNALVYAQELQANADLLKDMLNNKIQSVEEEYNQLVALLPEATTAYEKAQVSDFSVSKLPLPQISESSAPVEAAIGGDGNVVDEGVPAGAGDPIQEEKED